The sequence below is a genomic window from Bacteroidia bacterium.
TCATAAATGTGTCTTGAAACTAATGTTATGTTAATCGTAAATTAACGGATAAAGTCTTCTGAGTTTTTGCCNNNNNNNNNNNNNNNNNNNNNNNNNNNNNNNNNNNNNNNNNNNNNNNNNNNNNNNNNNNNNNNNNNNNNNNNNNNNNNNNNNNNNNNNNNNNNNNNNNNNNNNNNNNNNNNNNNNNNNNNNNNNNNNNNNNNNNNNNNNNNNNNNNNNNNNNNNNNNNNNNNNNNNNNNNNNNNNNNNNNNNNNNNNNNNNNNNNNNNNNNNNNNNNNNNNNNNNNNNNNNNNNNNNNNNNNNNNNNNNNNNNNNNNNNNNNNNNNNNNNNNNNNNNNNNNNNNNNNNNNNNNNNNNNNNNNNNNNNNNNNNNNNNNNNNNNNNNNNNNNNNNNNNNNNNNNNNNNNNNNNNNNNNNNNNNNNNNNNNNNNNNNNNNNNNNNNNNNNNNNNNNNNNNNNNNNNNNNNNNNNNNNNNNNNNNNNNNNNNNNNNNNNNNNNNNNNNNNNNNNNNNNNNNNNNNNNNNNNNNNNNNNNNNNNNNNNNNNNNNNNNNNNNNNNNNNNNNNNNNNNNNNNNNNNNNNNNNNNNNNNNNNNNNNNNNNNNNNNNNNNNNNNNNNNNAGGTCTTTTATAAACATCCAATACATTTTCCATATGTGCTACAAACTCACTACTTTTTTCCGGTGGAATTACCCAACCTTTTACTTTCCAAGGCTTAAGTTCATTTTTTTTAAAACATTCCCAACCGAAACATAAGATATGCTGTCCACGTAATTCAGCTCTACCATCTTATCTGCTAACAATCGCAAAGACCATTTTGCAAATCCTTTGGGTGGCTCGCTACAGCATAGTGCAACCAATTTAGCTTCCACCTCGCCGTCTATCTTTATTTCATATTTTCGGCTTGTCTGTCTGCGTTCCAGCACTTGCTCGAAACCCTCTTCAATAAATTTTTTCTTAACTCTGTCTATGGTTCGCATCCCTACTTTCAGTACTTTACTAATCTGTTCATTGGTTACTTTGTCAGAATATTCGCCTTCATCGCAGTTTAACAGAATATAAGCAGTACGGAATGTTTGTGAAGTATGGCTTCCTTTATTAATGATTGCCTGAAGTTCCTCTACTTCTTCCTTTGTCAATTTAATCGTGTATCGTATCATTGTTTTTTTGTAAAGATACGAAATATATGCGTCATAACATATCTAACCTAACACTAAGTTGTCATCTTCAATGTCGCTTACTTCCGTAAAAACAAAAGTCAAATTCTGTCTTTGTGAAATGTTCTGAACAGCATAATCTAAACCACCTGCAACGGAACGGTCATCATTTACACTCTTTTTGGATTTTATATCCATTGTTCCGTGCGATAAACTGTGAACATAGATTGGGATATTAATTTCTTCCGCTAATTGTTGAATAACCTCTAAAACTCTAGCTCTTTCGATGCTTCGGATTGATATAAAAGGTATTCTTGCTCTGAACATTCGCAAAAGCGAAGTTTTAAATTCTGATTTATTTGCCATTTTAGAATATTATTTTTCTGCCCGTGGAACGAACGTTGGAATTTGTCAAGCCAGCTTTGTTTTCTCTTTTTATAGACTTCTTCAACTCTTGAATAGAAACGAGAAGCTGTTCCAGCATCAACTGTAAAACTACCTTTGCTCAATTCTTCTAATGCTGTATCATCACCATTGCCGAATTTATTGAGAAGATTTGTCCACTCCGAATATGTTGTCGGTGCTGCCATTACTGCGCTTTAATCCTTGGGTTTATAAATTGATTTGGTGGAACAATATCCCAATCAGGAAATTTTGCATTTCCTTTTTCTGCCTCTGTCCTTCCTTGAAACAAATTGGGTTTTACTGTATTCTCTTTTTTCGGTTCGTGGTTGGTGTTTTCAGACTGTTCCGAATTGTCACCTAAAATTATTTTGTTCATTTTTCTGACTTTTAAATGTTAGATAACTGATGTTACGCAAGGATATCATTAATTTAGCTGTATGAATGTTGAAAACANNNNNNNNNNNNNNNNNNNNNNNNNNNNNNNNNNNNNNNNNNNNNNNNNNNNNNNNNNNNNNNNNNNNNNNNNNNNNNNNNNNNNNNNNNNNNNNNNNNNNNNNNNNNNNNNNNNNNNNNNNNNNNNNNNNNNNNNNNNNNNNNNNNNNNNNNNNNNNNNNNNNNNNNNNNNNNNNNNNNNNNNNNNNNNNNNNNNNNNNNNNNNNNNNNNNNNNNNNNNNNNNNNNNNNNNNNNNNNNNNNNNNNNNNNNNNNNNNNNNNNNNNNNNNNNNNNNNNNNNNNNNNNNNNNNNNNNNNNNNNNNNNNNNNNNNNNNNNNNNNNNNNNNNNNNNNNNNNNNNNNNNNNNNNNNNNNNNNNNNNNNNNNNNNNNNNNNNNNNNNNNNNNNNNNNNNNNNNNNNNNNNNNNNNNNNNNNNNNNNNNNNNNNNNNNNNNNNNNNNNNNNNNNNNNNNNNNNNNNNNNNNNNNNNNNNNNNNNNNNNNNNNNNNNNNNNNNNNNNNNNNNNNNNNNNNNNNNNNNNNNNNNNNNNNNNNNNNNNNNNNNNNNNNNNNNNNNNNNNNNNNNNNNNNNNNNNNNNNNNNNNNNNNNNNNNNNNNNNNNNNNNNNNNNNNNNNNNNNNNNNNNNNNNNNNNNNNNNNNNNNNNNNNNNNNNNNNNNNNNNNNNNNNNNNNNNNNNNNNNNNNNNNNNNNNNNNNNNNNNNNNNNNNNNNNNNNNNNNNNNNNNNNNNNNNNNNNNNNNNNNNNNNNNNNNNNNNNNNNNNNNNNNNNNNNNNNNNNNNNNNNNNNNNNNNNNNNNNNNNNNNNNNNNNNNNNNNNNNNNNNNNNNNNNNNNNNNNNNNNNNNNNNNNNNNNNNNNNNNNNNNNNNNNNNNNNNNNNNNNNNNNNNNNNNNNNNNNNNNNNNNNNNNNNNNNNNNNNNNNNNNNNNNNNNNNNNNNNNNNNNNNNNNNNNNNNNNNNNNNNNNNNNNNNNNNNNNNNNNNNNNNNNNNNNNNNNNNNNNNNNNNNNNNNNNNNNNNNNNNNNNNNNNNNNNNNNNNNNNNNNNNNNNNNNNNNNNNNNNNNNNNNNNTTTTCATTGCAAGAGCCTGAAGAATACAAAATAATGGTTTTGGATAATGGTGCATTCCACAAGGCAAAAAAACTAATCATTCCAAAAAATATCTTCCTATTATTTCTACCTCCTTACAGCCCAGAGTTAAACCCTGCTGAAAAGATATGGCAACATATCAAAAGAAAGTTTACCAATAAACATTTCGAAAATTTAGAACAAATCAGCACATTCTTTGACCAAGCAATAAAGAACCTAAGCCCTCAAATGGTAATGTCTATATGCACATTCAAATATATGAATATAGATACATTTTGGTCTAATTAAAATATCATTATCGTATTACTTTGTCAGAATATTCGCCTTCATCGCAGTTTAACAGAATATAAGCAGTACGGAATGTTTGTGAAGTATGGCTTCCTTTATTAATGATTGCCTGAAGTTCCTCTACTTCTTCCTTTGTCAATTTAATCGTGTATCGTATCATTGTTTTTTTGTAAAGATACGAAATATATGCGTCATAACATATCTAACCTAACACTAAATATAAATATAAATAACTCATTACAAGCCAGAAACTGAAGATTTGTCAGAAGGGCTACTTGCTTTTCCCAAAAAAACAGAAAACGATGATGTCCTGATTGCAATAATGATTCACCAACGAAACCACACGCTTTCTTCATTCTTCTTTCTGAATCACAACCCAAATTTATGAATCGTATTTTTAGAACTGTTCAGTAGAGATAAATAGGCTAAGCCAAAAGTTCGTAATTTTGTAAACTCTTATTTAGAGAGTTGTTTTTCAGGAAGTTAATAATAACTCTAAAATGAAAGTAGCTGATAAATTTAATCAAAAGAGAGAAAAATGTCTGTACAGCATAGCGAAGGGCGCAATATACCGGTATTGTTCTTGATATTTAACCGTCCGGATACCACAGCCCAAGTTTGGAATGTCTTGCGGCAGATACGGCCTCGTAAGCTATACATAGCCGCAGACGGCCCCAGACCACACAAAAATAACGAAGCAGAAAAAGTAGCCCAAGTCCGCAAAATAACTCAACCTGACTGGGAATGTGAAGTAACTTATTGGTTTCAAGAAACTAACTTAGGCTGCCGAAATCATGTTTCCCAAGCCATCACCAAGTTCTTTGAGTACGAAGAGTGCGGCATCATTTTAGAAGATGACTGCTTACCGGTATTGAGTTTTTTTCCTTTTTGTGAAAGATTACTCATTCATTACAAGGATGATACGCGAATTATGCATATTTCCGGAGATAATTTTCAACATGGAGTTCAGCGTGGTAATGCCAGCTACTATTTCAGCCGCTTTAACCATATTTGGGGCTGGGCTACTTGGAGAAGAGCTTGGAAACTATACAATGTAAATATGCCGGACTTCCCCGAATTTTGC
It includes:
- a CDS encoding transposase yields the protein FSLQEPEEYKIMVLDNGAFHKAKKLIIPKNIFLLFLPPYSPELNPAEKIWQHIKRKFTNKHFENLEQISTFFDQAIKNLSPQMVMSICTFKYMNIDTFWSN